In a genomic window of Balaenoptera ricei isolate mBalRic1 chromosome 3, mBalRic1.hap2, whole genome shotgun sequence:
- the REEP2 gene encoding receptor expression-enhancing protein 2 isoform X2, which translates to MVSWIISRLVVLIFGTLYPAYSSYKAVKTKNVKEYVKWMMYWIVFAFFTTAETLTDIVLSWFPFYFELKIAFVIWLLSPYTKGSSVLYRKFVHPTLSNKEKEIDEYITQARDKSYETMMRVGKRGLNLAANAAVTAAAKGVLSEKLRSFSMQDLTLIRDEDALPLQGPDGRLRPSPGSLLDTIEDLGDDPAMSLRSGTNQADPRTEISEDDTGDKATKRAKSIKKVPKAEPLASKTLKTRPKKKISAGGDSA; encoded by the exons GCTCATCTTTGGCACCCTGTACCCAGCCTATTCTTCCTACAAGGCCGTGAAGACAAAAAACGTGAAGGAATAT GTGAAATGGATGATGTACTGGATCGTCTTTGCCTTCTTCACCACTGCTGAGACACTCACAGATATCGTGCTCTCCTG GTTTCCATTCTACTTTGAGCTCAAGATTGCCTTTGTGATATGGCTGCTGTCCCCTTATACCAAAGGCTCCAGCGTGCTCTACCGCAAGTTCGTGCACCCAACACTGTCCAACAAGGAGAAG GAGATCGACGAGTACATCACACAGGCCCGAGACAAGAGCTATGAGACCATGATGAGGGTGGGCAAGAGGGGTCTGAACCTGGCCGCTAATGCCGCGGTCACGGCTGCTGCCAAG GGGGTGCTGTCAGAGAAGCTCCGAAGCTTCAGCATGCAGGACCTGACCCTGATCCGGGACGAGGATGCGCTGCCCCTGCAGGGACCCGACGGCCGCCTCAGACCCAGCCCTGGCAGCCTCCTGGACACCATTGAGGACTTAG GAGATGACCCTGCCATGAGTTTAAGGTCAGGCACAAACCAGGCAGATCCCCGGACAGAGATCTCTGAGGATGACACGGGAGACAAGGCCACTAAGAGGGCCAAATCCATCAAGAAAGTGCCCAAAGCTGAG CCACTGGCTTCCAAGACGCTGAAGACCCGGCCCAAGAAGAAGATCTCCGCGGGGGGTGACTCCGCTTGA
- the REEP2 gene encoding receptor expression-enhancing protein 2 isoform X1 — protein MVSWIISRLVVLIFGTLYPAYSSYKAVKTKNVKEYVKWMMYWIVFAFFTTAETLTDIVLSWFPFYFELKIAFVIWLLSPYTKGSSVLYRKFVHPTLSNKEKEIDEYITQARDKSYETMMRVGKRGLNLAANAAVTAAAKGQGVLSEKLRSFSMQDLTLIRDEDALPLQGPDGRLRPSPGSLLDTIEDLGDDPAMSLRSGTNQADPRTEISEDDTGDKATKRAKSIKKVPKAEPLASKTLKTRPKKKISAGGDSA, from the exons GCTCATCTTTGGCACCCTGTACCCAGCCTATTCTTCCTACAAGGCCGTGAAGACAAAAAACGTGAAGGAATAT GTGAAATGGATGATGTACTGGATCGTCTTTGCCTTCTTCACCACTGCTGAGACACTCACAGATATCGTGCTCTCCTG GTTTCCATTCTACTTTGAGCTCAAGATTGCCTTTGTGATATGGCTGCTGTCCCCTTATACCAAAGGCTCCAGCGTGCTCTACCGCAAGTTCGTGCACCCAACACTGTCCAACAAGGAGAAG GAGATCGACGAGTACATCACACAGGCCCGAGACAAGAGCTATGAGACCATGATGAGGGTGGGCAAGAGGGGTCTGAACCTGGCCGCTAATGCCGCGGTCACGGCTGCTGCCAAG GGCCAGGGGGTGCTGTCAGAGAAGCTCCGAAGCTTCAGCATGCAGGACCTGACCCTGATCCGGGACGAGGATGCGCTGCCCCTGCAGGGACCCGACGGCCGCCTCAGACCCAGCCCTGGCAGCCTCCTGGACACCATTGAGGACTTAG GAGATGACCCTGCCATGAGTTTAAGGTCAGGCACAAACCAGGCAGATCCCCGGACAGAGATCTCTGAGGATGACACGGGAGACAAGGCCACTAAGAGGGCCAAATCCATCAAGAAAGTGCCCAAAGCTGAG CCACTGGCTTCCAAGACGCTGAAGACCCGGCCCAAGAAGAAGATCTCCGCGGGGGGTGACTCCGCTTGA